Proteins from a single region of Dasypus novemcinctus isolate mDasNov1 chromosome 16, mDasNov1.1.hap2, whole genome shotgun sequence:
- the LOC101445611 gene encoding olfactory receptor 14C36-like codes for MSKENSNSTMKNEFLLTRFSDVWEYRILHAMLFLLMYLATLMGNLLIVSVTTLDMNLHTPMYFFLRNLSVLDMCYISATVPKACATFLTNNRTISMAGCASQVFMVFFCGFVEVMFLTSMAHDHYVAICQPLHYPMIMTPRICVWMTLASVLSGLVFSGFHTGNTFWLHFCQSNVVNQFFCDTPSLLKLSCSNTFSNEISIFISTFLIVGGCFAFITRSYVYIFFTVLKFPISTDRGKAFSTCVPHIIIVSIFLLSGAAVHIKPTSNSHTIQDMIISMFYSIVPPLLNPIIYSLRNKQIIEAVKKLMKRMLYSGK; via the coding sequence ATGTCCAAAGAAAATTCCAACTCTACTATGAAGAATGAATTCCTGCTTACAAGATTTTCTGATGTGTGGGAGTACAGAATCCTGCATGCCATGCTATTTCTGCTGATGTACTTGGCAACCCTAATGGGGAACCTTCTCATTGTCTCAGTAACCACCCTTGATATGAATCTTCAtacacccatgtatttcttcctcaggAATCTGTCTGTCTTAGACATGTGTTACATTTCTGCCACTGTCCCCAAAGCCTGTGCCACCTTTCTCACTAACAACAGGACCATTTCAATGGCTGGTTGTGCATCTCAGGTCTTCATGGTCTTTTTCTGTGGATTTGTAGAAGTGATGTTCCTCACCTCCATGGCTCATGAccactatgtggccatctgccagcccctccactACCCTATGATCATGACCCCTCGCATCTGTGTCTGGATGACTCTGGCCTCTGTACTCAGTGGTCTGGTCTTCTCAGGATTCCACACTGGTAACACTTTCTGGCTACATTTCTGTCAGTCTAATGTGGTCAATCAGTTCTTTTGTGACACCCCATCTCTGCTGAAGTTATCCTGCTCTAACACCTTCAGCAATGAAATTTCAATATTTATCTCTACATTCTTGATTGTTGGTGGCTGTTTTGCCTTTATTACCAGGTCTtatgtttacatattttttacTGTGCTCAAGTTTCCCATTAGCACAGACAGGGgaaaagcattttctacttgtgtcCCTCATATTATTATAGTATctatctttcttctctctggtgCTGCTGTGCACATAAAGCCAACCTCCAACTCACACACAATTCAAGACATGATCATCTCCATGTTCTATTCTATAGTTCCTCCTTTATTGAATCCTATTATTTATAGTCTAAGAAATAAACAGATAATAGAGGCTGTGAAGAAACTTATGAAGAGAATGCTTTATTCAGGAAAGTAA